One segment of Methanolinea mesophila DNA contains the following:
- a CDS encoding 2-isopropylmalate synthase: MVLFSEKLRFFDTTLRDGEQTPGVSLNPAEKLEIAAKLAEVGVHVIEVGSAAASEGERDALRLISDAGLNAEICTYVRAVNQDIDFAADYGADSVHLVIPVSDLHIQKKMRKTRAQICEMAFSAVSYARDRGLIVELSGEDASRADPAFIREIYRGGIERGAQRLCFCDTVGLMTPERAAEIIPSLCLAPLSIHCHDDLGVAMANTLAALKAGASAAHVTVNGLGERAGNTPLEELVMALEVLYRYPTGIRTEELYPLSTLVSRLTGVPLPTNKAVVGEMAFTHESGIHAHGVLREPSTYEPVRPELIGRKRRILLGKHSGSAAVEAALHEMKYRPEEGQLKEILKRIKTLGDQGKRVTDADLMAIAEAVMAIECKPLLKVRQFTVVSGSNVIPTASVTMVVKGEEITGAATGTGPVDAAMEALRKSVAAVADIRLEEYHVDAIRGGTDAMVDVTVRLSKDGKIITSRGARTDIIMASVEAVIAGMNRLLREEDENRS, from the coding sequence ATCGTTTTATTCTCTGAAAAGCTGCGCTTTTTTGACACCACCTTACGGGACGGTGAACAAACTCCCGGAGTATCGTTAAATCCTGCAGAAAAGCTCGAGATCGCAGCCAAGCTGGCTGAAGTCGGGGTCCATGTCATCGAGGTGGGATCTGCTGCGGCATCCGAGGGAGAGCGGGATGCATTGCGTCTCATATCCGATGCAGGCCTGAACGCCGAGATCTGCACGTACGTACGTGCGGTGAACCAGGACATCGACTTTGCCGCGGATTACGGCGCAGATTCCGTTCATCTGGTCATCCCGGTGAGCGACCTGCATATCCAGAAGAAGATGCGGAAGACAAGGGCCCAGATCTGCGAGATGGCGTTCTCCGCGGTGAGTTATGCCCGGGACCGCGGGCTTATCGTGGAGCTCTCCGGGGAGGACGCGTCGCGTGCGGACCCGGCTTTTATCCGCGAGATCTACCGGGGGGGTATCGAACGGGGAGCACAAAGGCTCTGTTTCTGTGATACCGTGGGCCTGATGACCCCGGAGAGGGCGGCTGAGATCATTCCCTCCCTGTGCCTCGCCCCCCTGAGCATTCATTGCCACGACGACCTCGGGGTTGCCATGGCAAACACCCTTGCGGCGTTGAAGGCAGGGGCAAGTGCGGCGCACGTCACGGTCAACGGCCTCGGCGAGCGTGCCGGGAACACGCCTCTTGAAGAACTGGTGATGGCCCTCGAGGTGCTGTACCGCTACCCGACCGGGATCCGGACCGAGGAACTCTATCCCCTCTCCACACTGGTCTCACGCCTTACGGGGGTACCGTTACCCACCAACAAGGCGGTGGTGGGTGAGATGGCCTTTACCCACGAGAGCGGGATCCATGCACACGGGGTATTACGGGAACCGAGTACCTACGAACCGGTCCGCCCGGAGCTTATCGGAAGGAAACGCAGGATCCTGCTCGGAAAACACAGCGGTTCGGCCGCCGTGGAAGCAGCCCTGCACGAGATGAAGTATCGTCCCGAAGAAGGACAGTTAAAAGAGATCCTCAAGCGGATCAAGACTCTCGGCGACCAGGGGAAGCGGGTCACCGACGCCGACCTCATGGCTATCGCGGAGGCGGTCATGGCGATAGAATGCAAACCCCTCCTGAAGGTCCGCCAGTTCACGGTGGTAAGCGGGAGCAACGTGATTCCCACGGCCTCGGTCACCATGGTGGTCAAGGGTGAGGAGATCACCGGGGCCGCCACCGGTACGGGCCCCGTCGACGCGGCCATGGAGGCATTGCGGAAGTCGGTGGCCGCAGTCGCGGACATCAGGCTCGAGGAGTACCACGTGGACGCAATCCGTGGCGGAACCGATGCAATGGTGGACGTTACAGTAAGATTAAGTAAAGACGGCAAGATAATTACCTCCAGAGGCGCACGCACGGACATCATAATGGCCAGTGTTGAAGCAGTGATCGCCGGAATGAACAGATTGTTGAGGGAAGAGGATGAAAACCGGAGCTAA
- a CDS encoding DUF5683 domain-containing protein codes for MEAESENVIQNKKPQKNPVVALILSLILSGLGQFYNGQYLKGILLLFAELVGFALFIVPGIIVWIFGMYDAYTSAKKINEEMEKNLDSQVM; via the coding sequence ATGGAAGCGGAATCTGAGAATGTCATCCAGAATAAAAAACCACAAAAGAACCCGGTTGTAGCCCTGATCCTTTCATTGATCCTCTCGGGCCTGGGGCAGTTCTATAACGGGCAATACCTGAAAGGGATTCTCCTGCTTTTTGCCGAGCTGGTCGGATTCGCGCTCTTTATCGTTCCGGGAATAATCGTCTGGATTTTCGGGATGTACGATGCGTACACCTCTGCCAAGAAGATCAATGAGGAAATGGAAAAAAACCTGGATTCACAGGTTATGTGA
- the ilvN gene encoding acetolactate synthase small subunit yields MKPHTLSVLVENKAGVLSRVTGLFSRRGFNIESLAVGTCEEPGMSRITIVCIGDDAQIEQVMKQLNKLIEVIKVSDISDMDRVERELALIKVHAEPGSGRAEVMQIATIFRAQIIDVGTKTVVLSVAGDTEKIDALETLLRQYGVKEFIRTGKIALLRGSKTVKSSK; encoded by the coding sequence ATGAAACCCCATACCCTGAGCGTGCTGGTGGAAAACAAAGCCGGGGTTTTGTCCCGGGTTACCGGGCTGTTCAGCCGGCGGGGTTTCAATATCGAGAGCCTTGCAGTGGGCACCTGCGAAGAGCCGGGGATGAGCCGGATCACCATCGTGTGCATCGGGGACGATGCCCAGATCGAACAGGTGATGAAACAGCTGAACAAGCTGATCGAGGTGATCAAAGTCTCGGACATCTCCGATATGGACCGGGTGGAGCGCGAACTCGCGCTCATCAAGGTACATGCGGAGCCTGGTTCGGGACGTGCTGAAGTTATGCAGATCGCCACTATCTTCCGGGCCCAGATCATCGACGTGGGAACAAAAACCGTTGTGCTCTCGGTCGCGGGTGATACCGAGAAGATAGACGCACTGGAGACCCTGCTCCGGCAGTACGGGGTGAAGGAGTTCATCCGGACAGGAAAGATCGCGCTGCTCCGGGGTTCGAAGACGGTGAAGAGCAGCAAGTAA
- the ku gene encoding non-homologous end joining protein Ku: protein MPADKSAPRIPHRPIWTGSISIGLVNVPVKLLTMVRDHSVSFRLLHRADGQPIQYQRVCTRDNQVVPWEDIVRGFEVRKDEYVVFENEELDAVKPDSDRKIRLDKFVYSLSIDPVFFNRSYLLVPDGNDEAYSLLLSSFRSMGRAGVGMITLRTKEYPAVVREYHEALILTTLHYADEIVNPPDLEEIQKLSEPPEKELGIAGKIIGDLTGEFDIADFQDTYRDRLKDLIQKKMEGKTVTVEKPAAEEARELMDALQETLARLQHQ, encoded by the coding sequence ATGCCCGCAGACAAATCAGCCCCCAGGATCCCGCATCGCCCGATATGGACCGGGTCGATAAGCATAGGACTCGTGAACGTCCCGGTCAAACTTCTTACCATGGTCCGGGACCATTCGGTCTCGTTCCGGCTTCTGCACAGGGCCGACGGCCAGCCGATCCAGTACCAGCGGGTCTGTACCAGGGACAACCAGGTCGTCCCCTGGGAAGATATCGTGAGAGGGTTCGAGGTACGAAAAGACGAGTACGTGGTATTCGAGAACGAAGAACTCGATGCCGTGAAACCCGATTCGGACAGAAAGATCAGGCTGGATAAATTCGTGTATTCCCTCTCTATCGATCCCGTATTCTTCAACAGGAGCTACCTGCTCGTTCCCGACGGCAACGATGAAGCGTATTCCCTCCTGCTCTCTTCGTTCCGTAGCATGGGACGGGCGGGCGTGGGAATGATAACGCTCCGGACGAAGGAATACCCCGCGGTGGTACGGGAGTATCACGAGGCTCTAATCCTTACCACATTACACTACGCGGACGAGATCGTGAACCCGCCCGATCTCGAAGAGATCCAGAAGCTGTCCGAACCTCCGGAAAAAGAGCTCGGCATAGCGGGGAAGATCATCGGCGACCTCACCGGTGAGTTCGATATTGCGGATTTCCAGGACACCTACCGCGATCGGTTGAAGGACCTGATCCAGAAGAAGATGGAGGGAAAAACGGTGACTGTCGAGAAACCTGCCGCAGAAGAGGCAAGAGAACTGATGGATGCCCTGCAGGAGACGCTCGCCAGGCTTCAACACCAATGA
- a CDS encoding glycosyltransferase family 4 protein, translated as MQVNFYVEDLLFFKYIGCATVARTLYKELVGSNEIEITWKKRDTHMDLVHYHTFGPLAMFNRRINKGRNLLTAHSTPRINEGNIALAKVINRRYPKIYRKFDHIITISEPCHREVTEMVPDMPVTMIPNGVNREQFRRDDEKRRLFRERYNIPEDAEVVLSVAQLTPRKGLYDFLALSRACPDKVFVWVGGFPYGALSKDYRKIKVLKRRCGMNVIFTGYVDEIVKAYSAADIFIMPSYAETFGLVILEALSCGLPVIARDIPEFHDIFDQRILFFGDRQTAASLLEDRSSLQACASRARDYTTQFDIRDIGQRHLKLYHELIEE; from the coding sequence ATGCAGGTAAATTTTTACGTTGAAGACCTGCTCTTCTTCAAGTACATCGGATGTGCCACGGTTGCCCGCACCCTTTATAAAGAACTCGTCGGATCCAACGAGATCGAGATCACCTGGAAGAAACGGGATACGCACATGGACCTCGTCCACTACCACACGTTCGGCCCGCTCGCCATGTTCAACCGGAGGATCAATAAGGGAAGGAACCTTCTCACCGCACATTCCACTCCCCGGATCAATGAGGGGAATATCGCCCTCGCGAAAGTGATAAACCGACGTTATCCCAAGATTTACCGTAAATTCGACCACATCATCACCATATCGGAACCCTGCCACCGGGAAGTGACCGAGATGGTCCCGGACATGCCGGTAACCATGATCCCGAACGGGGTCAACAGGGAACAATTCCGAAGGGACGATGAGAAAAGGAGGCTCTTTCGGGAGCGCTACAATATCCCGGAAGATGCGGAAGTGGTCCTCTCGGTGGCCCAGCTTACTCCCCGTAAGGGGCTCTACGATTTCCTCGCCCTCTCCAGGGCCTGTCCCGACAAGGTATTCGTGTGGGTCGGCGGATTCCCGTACGGTGCCCTTTCGAAGGACTACCGGAAGATAAAAGTCCTGAAACGGAGATGCGGGATGAATGTCATATTCACGGGATACGTGGACGAGATCGTAAAGGCCTACTCGGCAGCGGACATCTTCATCATGCCGTCCTATGCGGAGACATTCGGGCTGGTCATCCTAGAAGCGCTCTCCTGCGGGCTCCCGGTCATTGCCCGCGATATCCCGGAGTTCCATGACATATTCGACCAGCGGATCCTGTTCTTCGGGGATCGGCAGACCGCAGCGTCGCTCCTCGAAGACAGGTCCTCGCTGCAGGCCTGTGCCTCCCGCGCCCGCGATTACACTACACAGTTCGACATCCGGGATATCGGACAGCGACACCTGAAATTGTATCACGAGCTGATAGAAGAATGA
- the ligD gene encoding non-homologous end-joining DNA ligase — MSRIGRVVLSNLEKVLYPELALTKKEIIEYYIRIAPKMLPFLSGRPVILNRFPDGIDHQGFFEKNAPRETPDWVTLSAHRSGHTGKVVRYIVCDRLDTLIWLANLAAIELNITLSPANEPEMPDFALFDIDPEPPFGIQEAVRVTAELRDVLEGLGIRGYVKTSGKKGLHVVVPLKEGYNFNEVRNFVHATGILLSREHEWIVSEFPRSRDPGTVFVDYLQNTSWKTMACPYSLRPVPAASVSCPISWDEVSASLKPEDFNIATVISRTIDPWNGIFDDRQDIPVK; from the coding sequence ATGAGCAGGATCGGAAGAGTCGTACTCAGCAACCTTGAAAAGGTGCTCTATCCTGAGCTCGCGCTTACAAAAAAAGAGATCATCGAGTATTACATCAGGATCGCCCCGAAAATGCTTCCCTTTCTTTCCGGCAGGCCCGTTATCCTGAACCGGTTTCCCGACGGGATCGACCACCAGGGTTTTTTTGAAAAGAACGCCCCCCGGGAGACCCCAGACTGGGTGACCCTTTCCGCCCATCGATCCGGACACACGGGAAAAGTTGTCCGCTACATTGTATGTGACCGCCTCGATACCCTGATATGGCTCGCCAACCTAGCCGCGATCGAGCTTAACATCACTCTTTCTCCTGCAAATGAACCGGAAATGCCCGACTTTGCACTCTTCGATATAGACCCGGAACCACCGTTCGGGATACAGGAGGCAGTCAGGGTCACCGCTGAACTCAGGGATGTACTGGAGGGTCTCGGGATTCGGGGTTACGTGAAGACGTCGGGGAAGAAAGGGCTCCACGTGGTGGTCCCGCTCAAGGAAGGCTATAATTTCAACGAGGTACGGAATTTCGTCCATGCGACCGGCATCCTCCTTTCCCGCGAGCACGAATGGATCGTGTCGGAGTTCCCCCGTTCACGGGACCCGGGTACGGTGTTCGTGGACTACCTCCAGAATACCTCCTGGAAGACCATGGCCTGCCCCTATTCTCTCCGCCCGGTACCGGCGGCCTCGGTCTCGTGTCCGATCTCCTGGGACGAAGTGTCCGCTTCGTTAAAACCCGAAGATTTTAATATTGCAACGGTGATTTCCAGGACGATAGACCCCTGGAACGGGATCTTCGACGATCGACAGGATATTCCGGTGAAATGA
- a CDS encoding DUF4013 domain-containing protein, with protein sequence MEYGSMIGSSMEYAKDAVWGKWTRWVLLVISTIIFPLILGYIMEIYRGATPAPEMEHWGKKFIDGLKFLVAALIYAIPVLIVIFLFIGIAILAFMPFSSTMGYTPMNPALIAGAIAGVIVGIIIAIVVGILVTLFSTIGLVRMAREDRFGEAFNFGAILATIRRIGWGNYIVALIVLWIISLILGLILGALAAIPFIGWLIWLFLFPLLLIFESRYVTQIYDAAGPETKSKE encoded by the coding sequence ATGGAATACGGTTCGATGATCGGGAGTTCGATGGAGTATGCGAAAGACGCAGTATGGGGAAAATGGACCCGATGGGTTCTGCTGGTAATTTCCACGATAATTTTCCCCCTGATACTGGGGTATATCATGGAGATTTATCGGGGTGCGACACCCGCGCCGGAGATGGAACACTGGGGCAAAAAATTCATTGACGGGCTGAAATTCTTAGTAGCTGCCCTTATATATGCCATACCGGTCCTGATTGTTATCTTCCTTTTCATCGGGATCGCAATCCTGGCCTTTATGCCGTTCTCCTCGACCATGGGATACACGCCCATGAACCCGGCCCTGATCGCCGGTGCCATCGCGGGGGTTATCGTCGGGATCATAATCGCGATCGTCGTGGGGATCCTGGTCACCCTCTTCTCCACCATTGGGCTTGTCAGGATGGCGAGAGAAGACCGGTTCGGAGAAGCGTTCAATTTTGGTGCGATTCTGGCAACAATCCGCCGGATCGGGTGGGGGAATTACATTGTCGCACTCATCGTGCTCTGGATCATTTCGCTCATCCTCGGACTGATCCTGGGCGCTCTCGCCGCCATTCCGTTTATCGGCTGGCTTATCTGGCTGTTCCTGTTCCCGCTCCTCCTGATCTTCGAATCGCGCTATGTTACACAGATATACGATGCAGCGGGACCTGAGACAAAATCAAAAGAGTGA
- a CDS encoding protoporphyrinogen/coproporphyrinogen oxidase yields the protein MKTVILGGGLTGVTLSRLLTETGDEVTVLEAASRIGGLCRSRTEQGFTFDAGGSHIIFSRDCEVLSFMVDALRGNRNERIRNTKIFYKGRYVKYPFENGLAGLPKDDLFFCINEFIKTLIAEEKGELAPPENFRDWIYFTFGKGIAECYMVPYNEKIWNFPVGKMSHHWVEGRVPRPPVEDVIKSAIGIETEGYTHQAVFTYPVTGGIEAVIRAIAEPVRETIRTNFPVRSVKREDDEWVIGDGDSEIRAERLISTIPLQNLIPALNDVPLTVAEAVKNLKYNSVACIFIGIRGEVPPYSWVYLPDPETGLMNRISFPSNYSPGVAPEGHGSILAEITYNEGDAVSLMSDQDLISHVTLSLEKMGVIDRTRVVYSGVERQEFAYVVYDLDYQKNIRIIRDYFDRVGIDLVGRFSQFEYLNMDGCIRSAMNYAGNLACR from the coding sequence GTGAAAACTGTCATTCTGGGGGGCGGTCTTACCGGGGTTACCCTCTCCCGCCTGCTCACGGAAACGGGTGACGAGGTGACCGTCCTCGAGGCGGCGTCCCGGATCGGGGGACTCTGCCGTTCAAGGACCGAACAAGGGTTCACCTTCGACGCGGGAGGCTCCCATATCATATTTTCCAGGGATTGCGAGGTCCTTTCGTTCATGGTCGACGCCCTCCGGGGTAACCGGAACGAACGCATCCGAAATACCAAAATATTCTACAAAGGGCGCTATGTCAAGTATCCATTCGAGAACGGCCTCGCCGGTCTTCCGAAGGACGATCTGTTCTTCTGCATCAATGAGTTCATAAAAACTCTGATCGCCGAGGAGAAAGGAGAACTTGCCCCCCCCGAAAATTTCAGGGACTGGATCTACTTCACTTTCGGAAAGGGGATCGCCGAGTGTTACATGGTCCCCTATAACGAGAAGATATGGAACTTCCCTGTCGGTAAGATGTCGCACCACTGGGTGGAGGGGCGTGTACCGCGACCACCGGTCGAAGACGTGATCAAGTCGGCGATAGGGATCGAGACCGAAGGGTACACGCACCAGGCGGTCTTTACCTATCCCGTCACCGGGGGGATCGAGGCGGTGATCAGGGCGATCGCAGAGCCGGTCCGCGAGACGATACGCACCAATTTCCCCGTAAGATCGGTAAAGAGAGAGGACGACGAATGGGTTATCGGGGACGGAGATTCAGAAATCCGGGCGGAACGGCTGATCAGCACTATTCCCCTTCAAAATCTCATCCCCGCCCTGAACGATGTACCCCTGACCGTTGCGGAGGCGGTAAAGAACCTGAAGTACAACTCGGTCGCCTGCATATTCATAGGGATCCGGGGCGAAGTCCCTCCCTATTCCTGGGTGTATCTCCCCGACCCCGAGACGGGACTCATGAACAGGATCTCGTTCCCGTCTAATTATTCTCCAGGAGTCGCCCCGGAAGGACACGGTTCGATCCTTGCAGAGATTACCTACAACGAAGGCGATGCGGTCTCCCTCATGTCGGACCAGGATCTGATCTCGCATGTCACGCTGTCGCTGGAAAAGATGGGCGTGATTGATCGCACCCGGGTGGTATACTCCGGGGTCGAGCGGCAGGAATTTGCGTACGTAGTCTACGACCTGGACTATCAGAAAAATATCAGGATAATCAGGGATTATTTCGACCGGGTCGGAATCGACCTGGTGGGACGGTTCTCACAGTTCGAATACCTGAACATGGATGGTTGTATTAGGAGCGCCATGAATTACGCAGGAAACCTGGCATGCAGGTAA
- the ligD gene encoding non-homologous end-joining DNA ligase: MSERYVPMLARDADAPFSSPDWLFEIKWDGIRAICFIGPHGEFGLSSRNGRDLSGVFPEIGEITGLAPESSVLDGEVVAMREGRPDFQSLLQRAQKTSPEDIAALSRVLPVTYIVFDLLECRGKSLIALPLTRRKELLAREVREGPHVVLSRPVDTKGKEYFEVVSGEGIEGIIAKKKTSVYEPGIRSDNWLKIKNILTCDCVVLGYTPGQGERRSTFGALILGLYDHGSPVYIGKVGTGFSIEEREEILQELNDYGPGSPLPGAGPGVWWVGAGMVCEVAYTAVTRGGMLRAPRFIRRRPDKRPEECGLDQLEKRNAQMELDDYRKKRNFDETPEPGGEIGKTKAGHPRFVVQEHYASTHHFDLRLERDGVLKSWAVPKGIPEKTGIRNLAIRTEDHPLEYADFEGTIPRGQYGAGEVGIWDRGFYEPLEWNEDKIEVVMKGERISGLFVLVRFRKAGENDWLLLKGKD, encoded by the coding sequence ATGAGCGAACGTTACGTCCCGATGCTCGCCCGCGATGCGGATGCACCCTTCAGTTCTCCGGACTGGCTCTTTGAGATAAAGTGGGACGGTATCCGGGCGATCTGTTTCATCGGCCCTCACGGAGAGTTCGGCCTTTCCAGCAGGAACGGACGTGACCTCTCGGGGGTGTTCCCCGAAATCGGGGAGATCACCGGACTTGCCCCGGAATCGAGCGTGCTGGACGGTGAGGTGGTGGCAATGAGGGAAGGCAGGCCCGATTTCCAGTCCCTCCTGCAACGGGCCCAGAAGACCTCCCCTGAAGATATCGCGGCGCTCTCACGGGTATTGCCGGTAACCTACATCGTATTCGACCTCCTGGAGTGCCGCGGGAAATCCCTTATCGCGCTCCCCCTTACAAGGCGAAAGGAGCTGCTTGCCCGCGAGGTGCGGGAAGGGCCGCACGTGGTCCTGTCCCGTCCCGTCGACACGAAGGGGAAGGAGTACTTCGAGGTGGTGAGCGGGGAAGGAATCGAAGGGATCATCGCCAAGAAGAAGACGAGTGTCTACGAACCCGGAATCAGGAGCGACAACTGGCTGAAGATAAAAAATATCCTCACCTGCGACTGTGTGGTCCTTGGCTACACCCCGGGGCAGGGAGAGCGCAGATCGACGTTCGGTGCACTAATACTGGGCCTCTACGATCACGGTTCTCCTGTCTACATAGGGAAGGTGGGAACAGGGTTTTCCATTGAGGAACGCGAAGAGATCCTCCAGGAGCTCAACGATTACGGTCCGGGTTCCCCGCTCCCCGGCGCTGGACCGGGGGTTTGGTGGGTAGGGGCGGGTATGGTCTGCGAGGTCGCCTACACGGCGGTTACCAGGGGAGGAATGCTCCGGGCTCCCCGTTTTATACGGCGGCGGCCGGATAAAAGGCCGGAAGAATGCGGGCTAGATCAACTGGAAAAGAGGAATGCACAGATGGAACTCGATGACTATCGGAAAAAGAGGAATTTCGACGAGACTCCCGAACCCGGGGGGGAGATCGGAAAGACGAAGGCCGGACACCCGCGTTTTGTCGTGCAGGAGCACTATGCGTCCACCCACCACTTCGACCTGCGGCTCGAGCGGGACGGGGTGCTCAAATCCTGGGCGGTCCCCAAGGGGATCCCTGAAAAAACAGGTATCAGGAACCTTGCCATACGTACGGAGGACCACCCGCTCGAGTACGCGGACTTCGAGGGGACCATTCCCCGGGGACAGTACGGCGCTGGCGAGGTCGGGATATGGGACCGGGGCTTCTACGAGCCGCTCGAATGGAACGAGGACAAGATCGAGGTGGTGATGAAAGGAGAACGGATCAGCGGCCTCTTCGTGCTTGTCAGGTTCAGGAAGGCGGGTGAGAACGACTGGCTGCTGCTGAAAGGAAAGGATTGA
- the ilvB gene encoding biosynthetic-type acetolactate synthase large subunit, which produces MKTGAKILIESLQREGVETLFGYPGGVVLPIYDELFDSPLNHILVRHEQAAAHAADGYARASGKVGVCLATSGPGACNLVTGIATAYMDSIPVVALTGQVPTSLLGNDAFQESDITGITLPVTKHNYLVKRTEDLGHVVKEAFYISNTGRKGPVLIDLPKDVSTKEIEYEFPENDELVLRGYQPTYRGHARQIEKALELIALAERPLIYAGGGVISSDASRELVQFAEMLQIPVTTTLMGLGAIPCDHPLNLGMLGMHGTQYANYAVTECDLLFSVGVRFDDRVTGKIETFASRAQVIHVDIDPAEIGKNKKVDVPIVGDAKGVLADMCARIQKKAGYQNWISRINSWKQKYPMRFREDGHLRPQMIIRELSDLLAGEGIVVSEVGQNQMWTAQYFCFKKPRTWITSGGLGTMGYGFPAAMGAHFARPDQPVFDIAGDGSFQMNIQELGTVSHNRIPVKVAVLNNMFLGMVRQWQELFHNRRYSFTELPPVDFVKIANAYGVDGMRVDSPDQVREALKTAIETEGPFVLDFRIEREENVFPMVPAGAAINEMIGGCQE; this is translated from the coding sequence ATGAAAACCGGAGCTAAAATCCTGATTGAAAGCCTGCAGCGTGAGGGAGTCGAGACACTCTTCGGGTATCCCGGAGGGGTGGTGCTTCCCATCTACGACGAGCTTTTCGATTCGCCGCTGAACCACATCCTGGTTCGGCATGAACAGGCAGCGGCACACGCTGCCGACGGATATGCAAGGGCGAGCGGAAAGGTAGGCGTATGCCTGGCTACTTCGGGACCCGGCGCCTGCAACCTGGTAACCGGTATCGCCACCGCGTACATGGATTCAATCCCCGTGGTGGCTCTTACCGGACAGGTCCCTACCAGCCTGCTCGGGAACGACGCCTTCCAGGAGTCCGATATCACCGGCATCACCCTGCCGGTCACCAAACATAATTACCTTGTAAAAAGGACCGAGGATCTCGGCCATGTGGTGAAGGAGGCATTCTATATCTCCAATACCGGCAGGAAGGGGCCGGTCCTGATCGACCTCCCGAAGGACGTGAGTACCAAGGAGATCGAGTACGAGTTCCCTGAGAACGACGAACTGGTGCTTCGGGGGTACCAACCGACCTACAGGGGACACGCCCGGCAGATCGAGAAAGCCCTGGAACTTATTGCACTCGCGGAACGACCCCTCATCTATGCGGGAGGCGGAGTAATTAGTTCGGATGCCTCCCGGGAGCTGGTCCAGTTCGCGGAGATGCTCCAGATCCCGGTGACAACGACCCTGATGGGGCTCGGTGCGATACCCTGCGACCATCCCCTGAACCTGGGGATGCTCGGGATGCACGGCACCCAGTACGCCAATTATGCGGTCACCGAGTGCGACCTGTTATTCAGTGTCGGGGTCAGGTTCGACGACCGGGTGACGGGAAAGATCGAGACATTCGCATCCCGTGCACAGGTCATCCACGTCGACATTGATCCTGCGGAGATCGGCAAGAACAAAAAGGTCGACGTGCCCATCGTCGGGGACGCCAAGGGCGTGCTCGCGGATATGTGTGCCAGGATCCAGAAGAAGGCGGGATACCAGAATTGGATCTCCAGGATTAACTCCTGGAAGCAGAAGTATCCCATGCGGTTCCGCGAGGACGGGCACCTTCGGCCCCAGATGATCATACGGGAGCTCTCCGACCTCCTTGCGGGTGAAGGTATCGTGGTGAGCGAAGTGGGCCAGAACCAGATGTGGACCGCCCAGTACTTCTGCTTTAAGAAGCCCCGCACCTGGATCACCTCGGGCGGCCTCGGGACCATGGGTTACGGGTTCCCGGCCGCAATGGGGGCGCATTTTGCGAGGCCCGATCAGCCGGTCTTCGACATCGCCGGCGACGGGAGTTTCCAGATGAACATCCAGGAACTCGGTACCGTCTCCCACAACCGTATCCCGGTCAAAGTCGCGGTCCTCAACAACATGTTCCTCGGGATGGTCCGGCAATGGCAGGAGCTTTTCCACAACCGCCGTTACTCCTTTACCGAGCTCCCCCCGGTTGACTTCGTCAAGATCGCAAACGCCTACGGGGTTGACGGAATGCGGGTCGACTCCCCCGACCAGGTCAGGGAAGCCTTAAAGACCGCGATCGAGACCGAAGGTCCCTTCGTGCTGGATTTCAGGATCGAGCGGGAAGAGAACGTGTTTCCCATGGTGCCCGCAGGGGCGGCGATCAACGAGATGATCGGGGGGTGCCAGGAATGA